One Sanguibacter sp. HDW7 DNA window includes the following coding sequences:
- a CDS encoding DUF4233 domain-containing protein, which yields MHASSGLPVPGQPIEAKPSARKQFTSTILVLEAFVVLFACFVAMGLQGVTGAGVDAVPEMSDATIWTAGAILMVVLVVLSRFVGSPEGLVAGSVVQVVVLATGLVVPMMFIVGAVFAVLWVMSLRLGGRIDRERAEYDAAHPETAPDA from the coding sequence GTGCACGCGTCCTCCGGTCTCCCCGTCCCCGGCCAGCCCATCGAGGCCAAGCCGTCCGCCCGCAAGCAGTTCACCTCGACGATCCTCGTGCTCGAGGCGTTCGTCGTGCTCTTCGCGTGCTTCGTCGCGATGGGTCTCCAGGGCGTGACGGGCGCCGGTGTGGACGCCGTTCCGGAGATGTCGGACGCGACGATCTGGACGGCCGGCGCCATCCTCATGGTCGTTCTTGTTGTCCTCTCTCGCTTCGTGGGGAGCCCCGAAGGGCTCGTCGCGGGCTCGGTCGTGCAGGTCGTCGTCCTCGCGACCGGACTCGTCGTGCCGATGATGTTCATCGTCGGGGCCGTCTTCGCGGTGCTGTGGGTGATGTCGCTGCGCCTCGGCGGGCGCATCGACCGGGAGCGCGCCGAGTACGACGCCGCTCACCCCGAGACCGCTCCCGACGCCTGA
- a CDS encoding PKD domain-containing protein, which yields MAEPDLRAWCEAPTAFVCPEGSVVVTPMKYRVRPSGGTAEDWSGWRLLNGPCAREIEPVDDLAEAMARELRTLKIPAKRARIAPVTTWFTVQVPMTYFTDAGVEHMRTTVLGTEVELELTPTLFSWDSGDGCEPVTSREPGAAYPDRTVTHTYTTVGEYRVTLTTTWSGRFRVMGTDGWRPIDGTGSTTHSSARFETREVRSVLS from the coding sequence GTGGCGGAGCCTGATCTGCGGGCCTGGTGCGAGGCGCCCACGGCGTTCGTCTGCCCGGAGGGCTCGGTCGTGGTGACGCCCATGAAGTACCGGGTCCGGCCGTCGGGTGGCACGGCGGAGGACTGGTCGGGCTGGCGGCTGCTCAACGGTCCCTGTGCGCGGGAGATCGAACCGGTGGACGATCTTGCCGAGGCGATGGCCCGCGAGCTCAGGACGTTGAAGATCCCCGCGAAGCGGGCGCGGATCGCGCCGGTGACGACGTGGTTCACGGTGCAGGTCCCCATGACGTACTTCACGGACGCGGGCGTCGAGCACATGCGGACGACCGTGCTCGGGACGGAGGTCGAGCTCGAGCTGACTCCGACACTCTTCTCGTGGGACTCGGGAGACGGTTGTGAGCCGGTGACGTCGAGGGAACCGGGTGCGGCGTACCCGGACCGAACCGTGACGCACACGTACACGACGGTCGGCGAGTACCGGGTGACGTTGACGACGACGTGGTCGGGCCGGTTCCGGGTCATGGGCACGGACGGGTGGCGTCCGATCGACGGCACGGGGTCGACGACCCACTCTTCGGCAAGGTTTGAGACCCGTGAGGTGCGCTCCGTCCTCAGCTGA
- a CDS encoding folylpolyglutamate synthase/dihydrofolate synthase family protein gives MMAKNTQPDDGRSPELAAVYAEIVGRNPEHDFEPTLGRVERVCELLGDPQRAFKSIHLTGTNGKTSTARMVEQLVREQGLRTGRFTSPHLTSITERIAIDGEPVTERRFVEIFRDVEPYVRMVDEESLAAGGPRLSFFEVLTVMAFAAFADAPVDVAIIEVGLGGSWDSTNVVDAEVAVITPISIDHERWLGHSVAEIARTKAGIIKDGATVIVSEQPEAADREIVDAAGARGARLVREGLELEVVQRRVAVGGQLLDLRTPGGIYQEIYLPLHGAHQAHNALLGLAAVEALVTGGAALPAEVVEAGFRAATSPGRLEVLRSSPTIIIDAAHNPAGAETLVEALEETFGLTRVVAVVAILADKDAEGILSVLEPHVDELVVTEVHSVRATPAEELGALAEEVFGEDRVHVLPDLASALDTAATLAESEDTVGVGAGAGVVVAGSVILAAEARILLGRP, from the coding sequence ATGATGGCGAAGAACACGCAGCCCGACGACGGCCGCAGCCCCGAGCTCGCGGCCGTCTACGCGGAGATCGTCGGCCGCAACCCCGAGCACGACTTCGAGCCGACGCTCGGACGCGTGGAGCGGGTGTGCGAGCTGCTCGGCGACCCGCAGCGAGCCTTCAAGTCGATCCACCTCACAGGGACGAATGGCAAGACGTCGACGGCCCGCATGGTCGAGCAGCTCGTGCGCGAGCAGGGCCTGCGGACCGGTCGGTTCACGAGCCCGCACCTCACGAGCATCACCGAGCGCATCGCGATCGACGGTGAGCCCGTGACGGAGCGGCGATTCGTCGAGATCTTCCGGGATGTCGAGCCGTACGTGCGGATGGTCGACGAGGAGTCGCTCGCCGCGGGCGGACCGCGCCTGAGCTTCTTCGAGGTGCTCACCGTCATGGCGTTCGCCGCGTTCGCGGACGCCCCGGTGGACGTCGCGATCATCGAGGTCGGTCTCGGCGGTAGCTGGGACTCGACGAACGTCGTCGACGCCGAGGTCGCGGTCATCACGCCGATCTCGATCGACCACGAGCGGTGGCTCGGGCACTCGGTCGCGGAGATCGCGCGGACGAAGGCCGGGATCATCAAGGACGGTGCGACTGTCATCGTCTCGGAGCAGCCTGAGGCGGCCGACCGCGAGATCGTCGACGCGGCGGGTGCGCGCGGTGCGCGCCTCGTGCGCGAGGGTCTCGAGCTCGAGGTCGTCCAGCGGCGCGTCGCCGTCGGTGGCCAGCTCCTCGACCTGCGCACGCCGGGCGGCATCTACCAGGAGATCTACCTGCCGCTGCACGGCGCGCACCAGGCGCACAACGCGCTGCTCGGGCTCGCGGCGGTCGAGGCGCTCGTCACGGGCGGCGCCGCGCTGCCTGCGGAGGTCGTCGAGGCGGGGTTCCGGGCGGCGACGTCGCCCGGCCGGCTCGAGGTCCTTCGGTCGAGTCCGACGATCATCATCGACGCCGCGCACAACCCTGCCGGTGCCGAGACGCTCGTCGAGGCGCTCGAGGAGACGTTCGGCCTCACGCGTGTCGTCGCGGTCGTCGCGATCCTCGCGGACAAGGACGCCGAGGGCATCCTCTCGGTGCTCGAGCCGCACGTCGACGAGCTTGTCGTCACGGAGGTGCACTCGGTGCGCGCGACGCCCGCCGAGGAGCTCGGGGCGCTCGCCGAGGAGGTCTTCGGCGAGGATCGCGTGCACGTCCTCCCAGACCTCGCCTCTGCCCTCGACACGGCTGCGACCTTGGCGGAGAGTGAGGACACGGTGGGTGTCGGCGCGGGAGCCGGCGTCGTCGTCGCAGGTTCGGTCATCCTCGCGGCGGAGGCGCGCATCCTGCTCGGACGCCCGTAG
- the ndk gene encoding nucleoside-diphosphate kinase, producing the protein MSSIQRTLVLVKPDGVSRGLTGEILRRIEAKGYRLVALELRTAPDALLEEHYAEHEGKPFYAPLVDFMGSGPLVAAVVEGHRVIEGFRSLAGTTDPTSAAPGTIRGDLGRDWGLPVAQNLVHGSDSPESAAREIGLWFPGL; encoded by the coding sequence ATGAGTTCCATCCAGCGCACCCTTGTCCTCGTCAAGCCCGACGGCGTCTCCCGCGGCCTCACCGGTGAGATCCTGCGCCGCATCGAGGCGAAGGGCTACCGCCTCGTCGCGCTCGAGCTGCGCACGGCGCCGGACGCGCTCCTCGAGGAGCACTACGCCGAGCACGAGGGCAAGCCTTTCTACGCTCCCCTCGTCGACTTCATGGGCTCGGGCCCGCTCGTCGCGGCCGTCGTCGAGGGCCACCGCGTCATCGAGGGCTTCCGCTCGCTCGCGGGCACGACCGACCCGACGTCCGCCGCGCCCGGCACCATCCGTGGCGACCTCGGCCGTGACTGGGGCCTGCCCGTCGCGCAGAACCTCGTCCACGGCTCCGACTCGCCCGAGTCGGCCGCACGCGAGATCGGCCTGTGGTTCCCGGGCCTGTGA
- the dhaK gene encoding dihydroxyacetone kinase subunit DhaK — MKKLLNDPAKAVDESVEGFGLAHADLVEVRTDPLFVLRRNRPPHGTVAVVSGGGAGHEPLHAGFVGEGMLDAAVPGAVFTSPTPDQVGAAFVAADAGGGVLAIVKNYTGDVLNFETAAELADAEGVTVRTVLVHDDVAVEDSLYTAGRRGVGGTVMVEKIAGAAAARGDDLDTVAALAERASAAVRSMGVALHAPTVPHVGRPSFDLADDEIEIGIGIHGEPGRHRIKAAPADEITKMLVDPVADDLGLASGEKVLLFVNGMGGTPSSELYVVYRAARRLLEERGVTVERSLVGSYVTSLEMQGCSVTVMRLDDELTGLWDAPVHTPALRW; from the coding sequence ATGAAGAAGCTGCTCAACGATCCCGCCAAGGCCGTCGACGAGTCCGTCGAAGGGTTTGGCCTCGCGCACGCGGACCTCGTCGAGGTTCGCACGGACCCGCTCTTCGTCCTGCGGCGGAATCGTCCGCCGCACGGGACGGTCGCGGTCGTCTCGGGCGGTGGTGCGGGGCACGAGCCGCTGCACGCGGGCTTCGTCGGCGAGGGCATGCTCGACGCCGCCGTGCCGGGTGCAGTCTTCACCTCGCCGACGCCCGACCAGGTCGGAGCGGCGTTCGTCGCGGCCGACGCGGGCGGGGGCGTGCTCGCGATCGTCAAGAACTACACGGGCGACGTGCTGAACTTCGAGACGGCCGCGGAGCTTGCGGACGCCGAGGGCGTCACGGTGCGCACGGTGCTCGTGCACGACGACGTCGCGGTCGAGGACTCGCTCTACACGGCGGGTCGCCGCGGCGTCGGCGGCACGGTCATGGTCGAGAAGATCGCGGGCGCGGCCGCGGCGCGCGGCGACGACCTCGACACGGTCGCGGCGCTCGCCGAGCGGGCGTCGGCCGCGGTGCGGTCGATGGGCGTCGCTCTGCACGCGCCGACGGTCCCGCACGTCGGACGGCCGAGCTTTGACCTGGCCGACGACGAGATCGAGATCGGCATCGGCATCCACGGCGAGCCGGGACGGCACCGCATCAAGGCGGCGCCCGCGGACGAGATCACGAAGATGCTCGTCGACCCGGTGGCCGACGACCTCGGCCTCGCGAGCGGCGAGAAGGTCCTGCTGTTCGTCAACGGCATGGGTGGCACGCCGTCCTCGGAGCTCTACGTCGTCTACCGCGCGGCACGCCGTCTGCTCGAGGAGCGTGGCGTCACCGTCGAGCGGTCGCTCGTCGGCTCGTACGTGACGTCGCTCGAGATGCAGGGCTGCTCGGTGACGGTCATGCGGCTCGACGACGAGCTCACAGGGCTGTGGGACGCACCCGTGCACACGCCGGCGCTGCGCTGGTGA
- the dhaL gene encoding dihydroxyacetone kinase subunit DhaL has protein sequence MSAVTGVLDVAWARAWVLAAAAAVADAKDELTELDRQIGDSDHGVNMDRGFQAVAAKVPDAPAETVGDVLKLVATTLMSTVGGAAGPLYGTAFLRAAKVTAVPELGPDDVVALLEAALEGLVARGKAAVGEKTMVDAWTPAAAAAAEARDAGADPTGVLEAALRGAEEGAASTVPLLATKGRASYLGERSQGHLDPGARSTVVLLTAAIEVARG, from the coding sequence GTGAGCGCCGTGACGGGGGTTCTCGACGTGGCGTGGGCACGCGCCTGGGTGCTGGCGGCGGCAGCGGCCGTGGCAGACGCGAAGGACGAGCTCACGGAGCTCGACCGGCAGATCGGCGACTCCGACCACGGCGTCAACATGGACCGCGGTTTCCAGGCCGTCGCGGCGAAGGTCCCGGACGCGCCCGCCGAGACGGTGGGCGACGTCCTCAAGCTCGTCGCGACGACGCTCATGTCGACGGTCGGCGGGGCGGCGGGGCCGTTGTACGGCACGGCGTTCCTGCGGGCCGCGAAGGTCACGGCCGTGCCCGAGCTCGGGCCGGACGACGTCGTGGCGCTGCTCGAGGCCGCGCTCGAGGGCCTCGTCGCGCGCGGCAAGGCCGCCGTCGGGGAGAAGACGATGGTCGACGCGTGGACGCCCGCCGCCGCCGCGGCGGCGGAGGCGCGCGATGCCGGGGCCGACCCGACCGGTGTGCTCGAGGCCGCGTTGCGGGGAGCGGAGGAGGGTGCCGCCTCGACGGTGCCGCTCCTCGCGACGAAGGGCCGTGCGAGCTACCTCGGCGAGCGCAGCCAGGGGCACCTCGACCCGGGTGCGCGCTCGACCGTCGTGCTGCTCACCGCAGCGATTGAGGTGGCCCGGGGATGA
- the dhaM gene encoding dihydroxyacetone kinase phosphoryl donor subunit DhaM: MTAARTRIVLVSHADALACGLAELAGQMAPDVDIVPVGGLADGSLGTDFERIEAAVVGAPGEVLVLADLGSAVLTTQTVLEMVDDDVAARTHLAPGPFVEGAVAAAVAAQGGAGAEELVGVVRGAAGSVAQAAGAVPDGPVPDGPVPGSPASDDGADGVVARSVTVVNPHGLHARPAAEVAKLAAGLPAAVTLGGVDATSVLALMALGATAGAELEVTAHGAGASESVDAVVELVTSGFGEV; this comes from the coding sequence ATGACCGCTGCACGGACGCGTATCGTCCTCGTCTCGCACGCGGACGCGCTGGCCTGCGGGCTCGCGGAGCTCGCGGGCCAGATGGCGCCCGACGTCGACATCGTCCCGGTCGGCGGCCTTGCCGACGGTTCGCTCGGGACCGACTTCGAGCGCATCGAGGCTGCCGTCGTCGGTGCGCCGGGGGAGGTCCTCGTGCTTGCGGACCTCGGCTCGGCCGTGCTGACGACGCAGACGGTCCTCGAGATGGTCGACGACGACGTCGCGGCCCGGACGCACCTTGCTCCCGGGCCGTTCGTCGAGGGTGCGGTCGCAGCGGCCGTCGCGGCCCAGGGCGGCGCGGGTGCGGAGGAGCTCGTCGGCGTCGTGCGTGGGGCTGCCGGCTCGGTCGCGCAGGCGGCGGGGGCGGTGCCTGACGGTCCGGTTCCCGACGGTCCGGTGCCCGGCTCTCCTGCGTCCGACGACGGCGCGGACGGCGTCGTCGCCCGGAGCGTCACCGTCGTCAACCCGCACGGCCTGCACGCCCGGCCTGCGGCCGAGGTCGCGAAGCTCGCGGCGGGCCTGCCCGCCGCGGTGACGCTCGGCGGCGTCGACGCGACGAGCGTCCTCGCGCTCATGGCGCTCGGCGCCACAGCGGGCGCGGAGCTCGAGGTCACGGCTCACGGCGCCGGTGCGTCGGAGTCGGTCGACGCGGTCGTCGAGCTCGTCACGTCGGGCTTCGGCGAGGTCTGA
- a CDS encoding DUF6318 family protein, which produces MRSSEMGPRFDDEPDPEDAMPTPATRPHDARSRAVVACVASAVLALVLGACGEDEPLLRPAPTTAAPTAAATPSASPAPAPTPSVEPNPAGLQPLPADEIDASFVTIENFFKAYEYGLESGDPAPLRSVSGKNCHMCQLLDDNIVTFAEADAEVTGGKFAIQVATLLESTNPGHQAWRLTMTQTLTTITEHDGEKSELRSFDGDALVEVAVGDEFAVTAIDTTVDE; this is translated from the coding sequence ATGCGTTCGTCCGAGATGGGCCCTAGGTTCGACGACGAACCCGACCCGGAGGACGCTATGCCCACGCCTGCCACTCGTCCGCACGATGCCCGCTCACGCGCTGTGGTCGCGTGCGTCGCGAGCGCTGTGCTCGCGCTCGTGCTCGGCGCGTGCGGTGAGGACGAGCCCCTGCTGAGGCCCGCTCCGACGACGGCCGCACCGACCGCGGCAGCGACCCCCTCGGCGTCGCCGGCGCCGGCGCCGACCCCGAGTGTCGAGCCAAACCCCGCCGGGCTCCAGCCGCTGCCTGCCGACGAGATCGACGCATCGTTCGTCACCATCGAGAACTTCTTCAAGGCTTACGAGTACGGGCTCGAGTCGGGGGATCCGGCGCCCCTTCGGTCGGTGTCCGGCAAAAACTGCCACATGTGTCAACTGCTCGACGACAACATCGTTACCTTTGCCGAGGCCGATGCAGAAGTGACCGGTGGCAAGTTCGCGATCCAGGTCGCCACGCTCCTCGAGAGCACGAACCCCGGACACCAGGCGTGGCGACTCACGATGACGCAGACGCTGACCACGATCACCGAGCACGATGGAGAGAAGTCGGAGCTCAGGTCCTTCGACGGCGATGCGCTCGTCGAAGTCGCGGTCGGGGACGAGTTTGCGGTCACCGCCATTGACACCACTGTTGACGAGTGA